One region of Limnospira fusiformis SAG 85.79 genomic DNA includes:
- a CDS encoding 50S ribosomal protein L25/general stress protein Ctc, producing the protein MEITVQCQKRPSGSKPRALRREGLIPAVLYGHKGAESEELTIDAKSAENLMKKGAVNHTLIQLNIPDLSWAGKALLREVQTHPWKGFPYHLSFFSVGTLESVEVTIPLNFIGEPIGVKNSGGMLDLVITEVQVNCKPGNIPEAIDVEVSSLEVGDALHISELQLPEGVEVIAEADQVVASILYRGGGQAEDGEGETEAATA; encoded by the coding sequence ATGGAAATCACTGTACAATGTCAGAAGCGACCATCAGGTTCTAAACCGAGAGCTTTACGCCGTGAGGGTCTAATTCCCGCCGTTCTTTATGGTCATAAAGGGGCTGAATCTGAAGAACTGACCATTGATGCCAAAAGCGCTGAAAATCTCATGAAAAAGGGAGCCGTGAATCATACCTTGATTCAACTGAATATTCCCGATTTATCCTGGGCTGGTAAGGCTCTGTTGCGGGAAGTACAAACCCACCCATGGAAAGGCTTTCCTTATCATCTGAGTTTTTTCTCAGTAGGAACTCTCGAGAGTGTGGAAGTCACTATTCCCCTAAACTTTATCGGCGAACCCATCGGAGTTAAAAATAGTGGGGGAATGCTTGATCTAGTAATTACTGAAGTGCAAGTAAACTGCAAGCCAGGGAATATTCCCGAAGCTATTGATGTAGAAGTTTCTTCACTAGAAGTTGGCGATGCGCTGCATATTAGTGAACTGCAACTCCCAGAGGGTGTAGAAGTTATTGCTGAGGCTGATCAAGTAGTGGCTTCAATTCTGTATCGTGGTGGCGGACAAGCTGAAGACGGGGAAGGAGAAACTGAGGCAGCTACAGCTTAA
- a CDS encoding adenylosuccinate synthase encodes MANVIVIGAQWGDEGKGKVTDLLSKSADVVVRYQGGVNAGHTVVVNGQTFKLHLIPSGILYPDTECIIGSGTVIDPKILIGELDQLEELGISTAKLMIAQTAHVTMPYHRLIDQASEERRGTRKIGTTGRGIGPTYADKSERTGIRVIDLMDSESLRSQLEWTIKYKNVLLEKLYDLPPVDPEAVITEYLGYAERLRPHVVDASLKIDNAVRKRHNILFEGAQGTLLDLDHGTYPYVTSSNPVAGGACVGAGVGPTMIDRVIGVAKAYTTRVGEGPFPTEMVDGIGQVLCDRGAEFGTTTGRQRRCGWFDGVIGRYAVRINGLDCLAITKLDVLDELEEIKVCVAYNLDGERCEDFPSDGRKFARCQPIYETLPGWKKSTAECRDLEDLPKQALDYLKFLAELMEVPIAIVSLGASRDQTIIVEDPIHGPKRALLDAKGQPVEHQS; translated from the coding sequence TTGGCTAACGTAATCGTAATAGGTGCCCAGTGGGGCGACGAAGGAAAAGGAAAAGTTACCGATCTCCTCAGCAAATCGGCTGATGTTGTGGTTCGCTACCAAGGAGGAGTGAATGCGGGTCATACCGTTGTAGTCAACGGCCAGACCTTTAAACTGCATCTGATTCCATCGGGAATTTTGTATCCTGATACCGAGTGCATTATCGGTTCGGGGACGGTGATTGATCCCAAAATATTGATTGGAGAACTGGACCAACTAGAAGAACTTGGCATTTCTACCGCCAAACTGATGATCGCTCAAACGGCTCATGTGACGATGCCTTATCACCGTTTGATTGATCAGGCATCGGAGGAACGCCGAGGAACTCGTAAAATTGGGACAACGGGCAGAGGTATTGGTCCGACCTATGCTGATAAGTCAGAACGCACGGGTATTCGAGTCATTGATTTGATGGACTCGGAAAGTCTGCGATCGCAACTCGAATGGACAATTAAATATAAAAACGTCCTCCTCGAAAAACTCTATGATCTGCCCCCGGTAGACCCGGAAGCAGTGATCACAGAATATCTGGGATATGCAGAACGCCTGCGTCCCCATGTGGTTGATGCCTCCTTGAAAATTGATAATGCTGTGCGGAAACGGCACAATATTTTATTTGAAGGAGCCCAGGGAACCCTACTAGACCTAGATCATGGCACTTATCCCTATGTCACCTCATCTAATCCGGTGGCGGGTGGCGCTTGTGTGGGCGCTGGTGTGGGACCAACCATGATTGATCGGGTGATTGGTGTGGCGAAAGCCTATACTACCAGGGTGGGAGAGGGACCTTTTCCTACGGAAATGGTTGATGGCATTGGTCAGGTATTATGCGATCGCGGCGCGGAATTTGGAACCACCACCGGACGACAACGGCGGTGTGGTTGGTTTGATGGGGTGATTGGTCGCTATGCAGTGCGTATTAATGGCTTAGACTGTCTGGCTATTACCAAACTTGATGTTTTGGATGAGTTGGAAGAGATCAAAGTTTGCGTCGCCTATAATCTTGATGGTGAACGCTGCGAAGATTTCCCTAGTGATGGTCGCAAGTTTGCTCGCTGTCAGCCGATTTATGAAACCTTACCGGGATGGAAAAAATCTACGGCTGAATGTCGCGATTTGGAAGACTTACCGAAACAAGCTCTTGATTATCTCAAGTTTTTGGCGGAATTAATGGAGGTTCCGATCGCCATTGTTTCTCTAGGAGCCAGTCGCGATCAAACCATTATTGTCGAAGACCCCATTCACGGCCCGAAAAGAGCTTTATTAGATGCCAAAGGTCAGCCCGTAGAGCATCAATCTTAA
- a CDS encoding DUF3611 family protein has product MSNPSERPALPASAQRVAVALRRAGWICFWAQLVLAVISAIILFFAAVAAQTTGGGSTSAVTSGGFFFAVAGLLVLGFSTYQAYAYTRLSKRLREGRPQRPSRADTIKQIRITLISNLVGMTLTLIAAEAIGGILFAKALSQPTSQLVFGTGTVRDFIQPLDLIVVLASNHTILAHFVGIVASIWLIDQIYKQ; this is encoded by the coding sequence ATGTCTAATCCATCTGAACGCCCAGCTTTACCTGCGTCCGCCCAGCGAGTTGCTGTTGCCCTCCGTAGGGCGGGATGGATCTGTTTTTGGGCGCAGCTTGTCCTAGCTGTAATTTCTGCCATTATCCTATTTTTTGCGGCTGTAGCCGCCCAAACTACCGGCGGCGGGAGTACATCCGCCGTGACTAGCGGCGGTTTCTTTTTTGCCGTGGCTGGCTTGTTGGTGTTGGGGTTCAGTACCTATCAAGCCTATGCTTATACTCGCCTATCTAAACGCTTACGAGAGGGTAGACCGCAGCGACCTTCCCGCGCTGACACTATTAAGCAAATTCGCATTACCCTAATTAGTAATTTGGTGGGAATGACTCTCACCCTCATTGCGGCAGAGGCGATCGGTGGGATATTATTTGCTAAAGCCCTCTCTCAACCTACTTCCCAGTTAGTATTCGGAACCGGTACTGTTCGCGACTTTATCCAACCTCTAGATCTGATTGTCGTTCTCGCCAGCAATCACACCATTCTAGCCCACTTTGTCGGTATTGTTGCCTCAATTTGGTTAATTGACCAGATTTATAAGCAATAA
- a CDS encoding RNA-guided endonuclease InsQ/TnpB family protein — MTPNRLRKVRLYPGQELQAVWKRWLAAYRWIYNYTIATFKHGYKGSCFDCQKLVRDSDKPEWVKSLPGHQLQEAVADAFDAFKQANAAGGQVKFKSCRAPSQIIKFKVNNFKNGAWYPRLTKGLTFTSPQAIPKNCLYGTQLKYARGKWYGCFPEYQERETTEQKRVMALDPGVRSFLVGYDGESITDFATNDIGKINRLCYHLDLLMSRISQCKIKRKRDQMRKASHRMRERIRNLVDDLHKKVAHFLVNHYKLIFLPTFNSSQMVLKSRRKLNSKSVKNLLTWSHYRFAKHLMQQAERKGVLVVRCNESYTSKTCPHCGKIHEKLGGSKVFKCPNCGYTAPRDWVGARNIMLRALQATAVVFQDNAILFQSV, encoded by the coding sequence ATGACTCCGAACAGATTGAGGAAGGTGAGATTGTATCCTGGTCAAGAATTACAGGCTGTTTGGAAACGTTGGTTAGCTGCTTATCGGTGGATTTATAACTATACCATTGCCACTTTTAAACATGGCTATAAAGGGAGCTGTTTTGACTGCCAAAAGTTAGTCAGAGATAGTGACAAACCGGAATGGGTGAAATCTTTACCAGGACATCAATTACAGGAAGCAGTAGCCGATGCTTTCGATGCTTTTAAACAAGCTAATGCAGCCGGTGGTCAAGTCAAATTCAAGTCCTGTAGAGCACCATCTCAAATCATTAAATTCAAGGTGAATAACTTTAAAAATGGGGCTTGGTATCCCCGTTTAACTAAAGGTTTAACCTTTACTTCACCTCAAGCTATACCTAAGAATTGCCTTTATGGAACACAACTAAAATACGCAAGGGGTAAATGGTATGGTTGTTTTCCAGAGTATCAAGAGCGGGAAACAACAGAGCAAAAGCGAGTTATGGCTTTAGACCCTGGTGTGCGCTCCTTTTTGGTGGGTTATGATGGTGAATCCATTACTGATTTTGCCACTAATGATATTGGCAAAATCAATCGCCTTTGCTACCATTTAGACCTTTTAATGAGCCGGATTAGCCAATGTAAAATTAAACGAAAACGAGATCAAATGCGTAAAGCTTCTCATCGAATGCGGGAGCGGATTCGTAACCTAGTGGATGATTTACATAAGAAAGTCGCTCATTTCTTGGTTAATCACTATAAACTTATCTTTCTTCCTACTTTTAATTCTAGTCAAATGGTTTTAAAATCTCGTAGAAAGCTCAACTCTAAGTCAGTGAAAAACTTGTTAACTTGGAGTCACTACAGATTTGCTAAACATCTGATGCAACAGGCAGAAAGAAAAGGTGTTTTAGTGGTTCGTTGTAACGAAAGTTATACCTCTAAAACCTGCCCCCATTGTGGTAAAATCCATGAGAAACTAGGGGGAAGTAAGGTTTTTAAATGTCCTAATTGCGGCTATACAGCACCCCGTGATTGGGTAGGCGCACGAAACATTATGCTTCGTGCTTTGCAGGCTACTGCCGTTGTCTTCCAAGACAATGCGATACTTTTTCAATCTGTGTAA
- a CDS encoding acyl-CoA dehydrogenase family protein, with protein MLLASTSDLLETTNTYLQTAVAPVAAEIDRQPEALKPAWRGLGKLGVLTLRVGPAPVTAETFALFTEQIARYSGALAFLQTQHQSAAGMLSLSDNSTLREQYLPEMKYGTVGVGIGFSHLRHSGKRMVTALEVEGGFQLNGTVPWVTGSGIFDQFILAASLPDGRAVFGMVPFRDTQGTQGEISLGVHRSLCAMTATNTVTVRLTDWFLSANLVVSIRLGS; from the coding sequence TTGTTACTAGCAAGCACGTCAGACCTGCTGGAAACCACCAACACCTATTTACAAACTGCCGTCGCCCCTGTGGCGGCTGAAATAGATCGCCAACCAGAAGCATTAAAGCCGGCTTGGCGGGGGTTAGGGAAACTAGGAGTTCTGACTTTACGGGTCGGACCCGCCCCAGTAACAGCAGAAACCTTCGCCCTATTCACGGAACAAATAGCCCGCTATTCTGGGGCTTTAGCATTTTTGCAGACCCAACATCAAAGCGCGGCGGGGATGCTATCCCTAAGTGATAATTCTACCCTCCGAGAGCAATATTTACCTGAGATGAAATACGGAACCGTTGGGGTAGGAATTGGTTTTTCTCATTTGAGACATTCTGGAAAGCGAATGGTGACAGCATTAGAGGTTGAGGGAGGGTTTCAGCTTAACGGAACAGTTCCCTGGGTGACAGGATCTGGCATTTTTGATCAGTTTATCCTGGCGGCGAGTTTACCAGATGGGCGGGCGGTGTTTGGGATGGTTCCTTTTCGGGATACTCAGGGAACTCAGGGGGAAATTAGCCTGGGTGTACATAGGTCTCTTTGTGCTATGACTGCGACTAATACGGTTACTGTGAGGCTGACTGATTGGTTTTTATCAGCTAACCTGGTGGTGTCTATCCGGTTAGGGTCATGA
- a CDS encoding propionate--CoA ligase — protein sequence MDPVGDDLDFAIAHSFPYRSSPRKGGLISLYVDSLAGSPLRLPTAIVVDFETYPPLNRNKHSLGKRPT from the coding sequence TTGGATCCGGTAGGAGATGATTTAGATTTTGCGATCGCACATAGTTTCCCCTATAGGTCTAGTCCACGGAAAGGCGGTCTGATATCTTTGTACGTTGATTCCCTAGCGGGTTCCCCCCTACGGCTACCTACGGCTATCGTGGTTGATTTTGAAACATATCCTCCCCTCAACCGGAACAAACACTCTTTGGGGAAACGACCGACGTGA
- a CDS encoding DUF1064 domain-containing protein, with translation MMINKYHAKGQYYDGHYFGSTLESKVYHLLKKYDDNLSIHPRLTLVDGKKPWRPIAWKPDFYSPVFNQYIEVKGALTPDFKLKMQLLHYLNPGMIEDIWFVTRNRSYRWQGIYLMNIDEFQRHLKAQEFKLTGEHQP, from the coding sequence ATGATGATTAACAAGTATCATGCCAAAGGACAATACTACGACGGGCATTACTTTGGGTCAACATTAGAGAGCAAGGTTTATCACCTACTCAAAAAGTATGATGACAACCTATCAATACACCCCCGATTAACTTTGGTTGATGGTAAGAAACCTTGGCGACCAATTGCTTGGAAACCTGACTTTTATAGTCCAGTTTTCAACCAATACATCGAAGTAAAGGGAGCGCTAACACCTGATTTTAAACTCAAGATGCAATTGCTTCATTACCTTAATCCCGGAATGATTGAAGATATTTGGTTTGTCACTCGGAACAGGTCTTATCGCTGGCAAGGTATTTATTTAATGAATATCGATGAGTTCCAGCGACATCTGAAAGCACAAGAATTTAAGTTAACAGGAGAACATCAACCGTGA
- a CDS encoding IS630-like element ISAtsp1 family transposase (programmed frameshift) — translation MPAPYSYDLRQKVIDAIELDGMPKTEASQVFHVSRNTINLWLQRKAQTGDFLPKPHHRPGNNHKITDWQKFKAFAQEHGDKTAAQMAELWDDDISPRTISRALKKIGFTRKKTYGYQERDEQQREEFMAQIEQMEPEEVVYLDEAGMNSQDSDYPYGYCEEGKRFHALKSGKRQGRVSYIAAWCHQQLLAPFSFEGCCNRTVFELWLEFILIPTLKPGQTLVLDNATFHKGGRIAELVEAAQCRLLYLPPYSPDLNKIEKCWSWLKARIRHAREQFDSLHDAMDSVLKAAS, via the exons ATGCCAGCCCCCTATAGTTACGACCTCAGACAAAAAGTTATTGATGCCATTGAACTAGACGGTATGCCCAAAACAGAAGCCAGTCAAGTTTTCCATGTCAGCCGGAACACCATTAATCTCTGGCTGCAAAGAAAAGCACAGACCGGAGACTTCCTCCCTAAACCTCATCACCGACCTGGCAATAACCACAAAATTACCGACTGGCAAAAATTCAAGGCTTTTGCCCAAGAGCATGGCGACAAAACAGCAGCTCAAATGGCTGAACTTTGGGATGACGACATCTCTCCTCGCACCATATCCAGAGCCTTGAAGAAAATTGGCTTCACCAGAAAAAAAACTTACGGCTACCAAGAACGTGATGAGCAACAGCGAGAGGAGTTTATGGCTCAGATTGAACAGATGGAGCCGGAAGAAGTGGTCTACCTCGATGAAGCCGGCATGAATAGTCAGGACTCGGATTACCCTTATGGTTACTGCGAGGAAGGAAAACGCTTCCATGCACTCAAATCAGGGAAGAGGCAGGGCAGGGTAAGCTATATAGCCGCATGGTGTCATCAACAACTCTTAGCTCCCTTTAGCTTTGAGGGTTGTTGTAATCGGACAGTGTTTGAGTTGTGGTTGGAGTTCATCTTAATTCCAACATTGAAGCCAGGTCAGACTCTAGTATTGGACAATGCAACGTTTCATAAAGGGGGACGGATTGCTGAACTGGTGGAGGCAGCTCAATGCCGTTTACTCTATCTTCCGCCTTATTCGCCAGACCTCAACAAGATAGAGAAATGTTGGTCGTGGCTGAAAGCCCGTATTCGCCAC GCACGTGAGCAGTTTGATTCTCTCCATGATGCCATGGATTCCGTTCTCAAAGCTGCGTCCTAA